The Desmonostoc muscorum LEGE 12446 genome includes a region encoding these proteins:
- a CDS encoding AAA family ATPase — protein MNTIKNYQIIQQIYESDNSLVYRAILKPDNQPIILKILKENYPNPSELNRYKQEYEITCSMNADGIIKAYSLERYQNSLVMFLEDFGGSSLKILISERQFVLEEFLTIALKITESLATIHNANIIHKDINPSNIVYNPETGQVKIIDFGISTRLPQENQTIRNPNQLEGTLAYIAPEQTGRMNRGIDYRSDFYSLGVTFYQLLTNQLPFETTDPMELVHCHIAQQPDAPHQRILSIPLMVSNIVMKLLAKIQEERYQSARGLKADLENCLYQLQTLGKIKHFSLGRQDISEKFQISQKLYGREQEISQLLTTFERVSQGSTEIVLVSGYSGIGKSALVNEIHKPITHRRGYFIHGKFDQLQRDIPYAAITQAFSDLIRQLLSESEITLQTWKDKILEALANNGQIIIDVIHDLEKIIGKQPSIEQLGASEAQNRFNFFFEIFIRIFCKKEHPLVIFLDDLQWADLASLNLIELLIANADTQYLLIIGTYRDNEVSPTHPLMYTLEQIKKTEAKVNPIMLQSLRSNHVNQLVADTLNCSIKNAKPLAKLLIQKSGGNCFFLTQLLKTLYKEKLLFFNAPQFPLTKGETKAMFWQWDIQEIQRVGITDNVVELMIRKIEKLDEATQNVLKLAACIGNKFNLEILSLVNRKSQTVTSQELEPALKEGLIIPLSNDYQLPLLWSQEEMSSDSSEISSAFIPKYPKSIPYKFLHDRVQQAAYILIQEEDKKAVHLQIGRLLLKNSQEDELEENIFNIVNQLNEGAELITEQLERDELAKLNLQAAKKSKASTAYEPALKYLETGLRFLPSNSWHYEYKLTWELHIETLEILYLNTKFDRFEELSENVLEQAKGILDKAKVNQIKILYYSTIFQTDKAIDIALKALLELGINIAPNSGSIENKIEQQQEVIKIFLQKKNLEDLAKLPVMIEESKIAATLILQQIISATHTTNFALFIEVILTQLNFCIKYGNPPHAAYIYSTYGMLLCSLKKDINNGYKFGKLALNILKKFNTPKLEAFVIQMHYGQIWHWKEPLTSIIAHKKLIHGFKTGIDTGENEFASYAAINYSLIKFLCGHSLEDVHRDYQKYSKSIKTLKQQFGIYSIEIFHRLAIKLLEINNTNNLFIGNSQKEEEEYIKTWIQNNSEWLIFFVYFAKTVYSYFFKDYNDAFVNGINAEKFVKASSSYLTAPQHNFYSSLSYLAYYDKCDVTQQKELIYQVDKNQENLKIWANYCPANFQHKYALVEAEKARSLKQNWQAEELYEQAIQGAKKYQFIHEEAIAYERAAEFYLSISREEIGQFYLKNAHHCYAQWGATAKVKNLEAEYPQLLVNVNSQTGNKKNSITISTTNNDSEKLDLRTVVKASQTIAGEITLDKLLKKLMKICIENAGAQRGFLILEKEGILVIEAEGSIDNDNINILESITINSVDTVHNLPLLSTAIVNYVAHSQENVVLNDAEHEGQFIGDYYVTVVQPKSILCIPLLHQGKLSGILYLENNLITHAFTQERIEILKILSAQAAISIENSRLYEQLEDYNRTLEQKVKERNQELLQTLEELKITQEKLRFENDLLKSSEQLSTYDYQIGGSLPMDAPTYVVRSADRHLYQALRHSEFCYILNARQMGKSSLMVRMMHYLQQEGFSCTAIDLTRIGSDNITPGQWYLGLAVELWQNFDLLDKVNLPVWWNEYKDLSPTQKLSQFIENILLKQVQREKIYIFIDEIDSVLGLNFSVDDFFALIRFCYNQRSINLEYRRLTFAFFGVATPSDLISDHKRTPFNIGQSIQLEGFKEDEVYPLGEGLKEKVSDAIAIRKVIREILHWTNGQPFLTQKLCKLIRNSSSVIPANIEAEWIKNLVATNLIANWESQDEPEHLRTIRDRILNSDLQVNKLLELYQQILHQGETLSVDSPEEKELLLSGLIIKQQGSLKVHNRIYQLIFDQSWIARHIQEC, from the coding sequence ATGAACACAATAAAAAACTATCAGATTATTCAACAAATTTATGAAAGTGATAACTCGTTAGTCTATCGAGCTATCCTCAAGCCTGATAATCAACCCATTATCTTGAAGATTCTCAAAGAAAACTATCCTAATCCTTCAGAACTCAACCGTTATAAGCAGGAATATGAAATTACGTGTTCAATGAATGCTGATGGAATTATTAAAGCATATAGCTTAGAGCGATATCAGAATAGTTTAGTAATGTTTTTGGAGGACTTTGGCGGTAGCTCTTTAAAAATTTTAATATCAGAGCGGCAGTTTGTCTTAGAAGAATTTCTGACTATTGCCCTGAAAATAACTGAAAGTTTGGCTACTATTCACAATGCGAATATTATTCACAAAGATATTAATCCCTCAAATATTGTCTACAATCCAGAAACTGGGCAGGTTAAGATTATTGACTTTGGCATTTCCACTCGTTTACCTCAAGAAAATCAGACGATTCGCAATCCAAATCAATTAGAAGGAACTTTGGCTTATATCGCCCCAGAGCAAACTGGTCGAATGAATCGGGGAATAGATTATCGCAGTGATTTTTATTCTTTAGGCGTCACTTTCTATCAACTGTTGACCAATCAGTTGCCTTTTGAAACAACTGATCCAATGGAATTAGTCCATTGCCACATTGCACAACAACCTGATGCACCTCACCAGCGAATTCTCTCAATTCCTTTGATGGTTTCTAACATTGTGATGAAATTATTAGCCAAAATTCAAGAGGAACGATATCAAAGTGCTAGGGGATTAAAAGCTGATTTGGAAAACTGTCTTTATCAGTTACAAACTTTAGGAAAAATTAAGCACTTTTCTTTAGGGCGTCAGGATATTTCTGAAAAATTTCAGATTTCCCAAAAACTCTACGGTCGAGAACAGGAAATCTCTCAACTCTTAACCACCTTTGAGCGAGTCAGCCAAGGTAGTACTGAGATAGTACTAGTTTCTGGTTATTCAGGCATTGGCAAATCTGCCTTAGTCAATGAAATTCACAAACCCATTACACACCGACGAGGATATTTTATTCATGGCAAATTTGACCAGTTGCAGCGAGATATTCCTTACGCAGCAATCACACAAGCTTTTAGTGACTTAATTCGTCAACTACTAAGTGAATCTGAAATAACCCTACAAACTTGGAAAGATAAAATTTTAGAAGCTTTAGCAAATAATGGACAAATTATTATTGATGTAATTCATGACTTGGAAAAGATTATCGGTAAACAGCCATCCATTGAGCAACTAGGAGCGAGTGAAGCACAAAATCGGTTCAACTTTTTCTTTGAGATATTTATTAGAATTTTTTGTAAAAAAGAACATCCCTTAGTTATCTTTCTTGATGATTTACAGTGGGCAGATTTAGCATCTTTGAATTTAATTGAGCTATTAATCGCCAATGCTGACACTCAATATTTATTGATAATAGGGACATACCGAGATAATGAAGTTAGTCCTACCCATCCCTTAATGTATACCTTAGAGCAAATTAAAAAAACAGAAGCTAAAGTAAATCCAATAATGCTTCAATCTTTGAGAAGCAACCATGTTAACCAATTGGTTGCTGATACCCTAAATTGCTCAATAAAAAATGCAAAACCTCTAGCAAAGTTATTGATTCAAAAAAGTGGTGGTAATTGTTTTTTTCTAACCCAATTACTCAAAACATTGTATAAAGAAAAACTATTATTTTTTAATGCTCCTCAATTTCCCCTTACTAAGGGAGAAACTAAAGCGATGTTTTGGCAATGGGATATTCAGGAAATCCAAAGAGTAGGAATAACTGATAATGTAGTTGAGTTAATGATCAGGAAAATTGAGAAGCTTGATGAAGCCACCCAGAATGTTTTAAAACTAGCTGCCTGTATAGGAAACAAATTTAATTTAGAAATTTTGTCACTTGTTAATAGAAAATCTCAGACAGTTACCTCCCAAGAATTAGAGCCAGCACTCAAGGAAGGTTTGATTATTCCCTTGAGTAATGACTATCAACTTCCCTTGCTATGGAGTCAGGAGGAAATGTCAAGTGATAGTTCGGAAATCTCCTCTGCTTTCATCCCCAAATATCCCAAATCTATTCCCTACAAATTTTTACATGACCGAGTTCAGCAAGCCGCTTATATTCTAATTCAAGAAGAAGATAAAAAAGCAGTTCATCTGCAAATAGGTCGTCTCCTGTTGAAGAATTCTCAAGAAGATGAGTTAGAAGAAAATATTTTTAATATTGTCAATCAACTCAACGAAGGTGCAGAATTAATTACTGAACAATTAGAGAGAGATGAGTTAGCTAAATTGAATCTTCAAGCAGCTAAAAAGTCCAAAGCATCGACAGCTTATGAACCTGCTCTTAAATATTTAGAAACGGGATTAAGATTCTTACCATCTAATAGCTGGCATTATGAGTATAAATTGACATGGGAATTACATATAGAAACTTTAGAAATACTTTACTTAAACACTAAATTTGATCGATTTGAAGAACTATCTGAAAATGTTCTAGAACAAGCCAAAGGCATTCTTGATAAAGCTAAGGTCAATCAGATAAAAATATTATACTATTCGACCATATTTCAAACCGATAAAGCAATAGATATTGCCTTGAAAGCTTTACTAGAACTTGGAATAAATATTGCTCCAAATTCTGGCAGCATAGAAAATAAAATTGAACAGCAACAAGAGGTGATAAAAATATTTTTGCAGAAAAAAAATCTTGAAGATTTAGCTAAATTACCTGTGATGATAGAAGAATCGAAAATAGCGGCTACACTAATATTACAGCAAATTATTTCAGCTACACATACTACAAATTTTGCATTATTTATTGAAGTAATATTAACCCAGCTTAATTTCTGTATTAAATATGGAAATCCACCTCACGCAGCTTACATATACAGCACTTATGGAATGCTTTTATGCAGTCTAAAAAAAGATATTAATAATGGATATAAATTTGGCAAACTTGCTCTAAATATACTAAAAAAATTTAACACTCCAAAATTAGAAGCTTTTGTTATACAGATGCATTATGGACAAATATGGCACTGGAAAGAGCCTCTCACGAGTATAATCGCACACAAAAAATTAATACATGGGTTTAAAACAGGTATAGATACAGGAGAAAATGAGTTTGCTTCATATGCAGCTATAAATTATTCCTTGATAAAGTTTTTATGTGGACATAGTTTAGAAGATGTTCATCGAGATTATCAAAAATATTCTAAATCGATCAAAACTTTAAAGCAACAATTTGGTATTTATTCCATAGAAATATTTCATAGACTAGCAATCAAATTATTAGAAATAAATAATACAAATAACTTATTTATTGGCAATTCTCAAAAAGAAGAGGAAGAATATATAAAAACTTGGATACAAAACAATAGCGAATGGTTAATATTTTTTGTATATTTTGCAAAAACAGTTTATTCTTATTTTTTTAAAGATTACAATGATGCCTTCGTTAACGGAATTAATGCGGAAAAATTTGTCAAAGCTTCTAGCTCATATTTAACAGCTCCCCAACATAATTTTTATTCGTCTCTTTCTTATCTTGCTTATTATGATAAGTGTGATGTGACGCAGCAAAAAGAATTAATTTATCAAGTAGATAAAAATCAAGAAAATCTGAAAATATGGGCTAACTATTGCCCAGCTAATTTTCAACATAAATATGCTTTAGTAGAAGCGGAAAAAGCACGATCACTAAAACAAAATTGGCAAGCTGAGGAACTTTATGAACAAGCTATTCAAGGCGCTAAAAAATACCAGTTTATTCACGAAGAAGCCATAGCTTACGAACGCGCAGCCGAATTTTATCTTTCAATTAGTAGAGAAGAAATTGGTCAGTTTTACTTAAAAAATGCTCATCATTGTTATGCCCAATGGGGAGCAACAGCCAAAGTTAAAAATCTCGAAGCCGAATATCCCCAATTATTGGTAAATGTAAACAGCCAAACAGGGAATAAGAAAAATAGTATAACTATTTCTACAACTAACAATGATAGCGAAAAACTTGATTTGAGAACTGTTGTCAAAGCCTCACAAACCATAGCTGGTGAAATCACTCTCGATAAATTGCTCAAAAAACTCATGAAAATCTGTATTGAAAATGCAGGCGCTCAAAGAGGTTTTTTGATTCTTGAAAAAGAAGGAATTTTGGTCATTGAAGCTGAAGGATCAATAGATAATGATAATATTAATATCCTAGAATCTATCACTATAAATTCCGTAGATACTGTTCACAATTTGCCTCTTTTATCGACTGCTATTGTTAACTATGTTGCCCATAGTCAAGAAAATGTAGTTTTAAATGACGCAGAACATGAGGGGCAATTTATCGGCGATTATTACGTTACCGTTGTGCAACCTAAATCGATTCTTTGCATTCCTCTACTTCATCAAGGTAAATTAAGCGGCATTCTATATTTAGAAAATAATTTAATCACACATGCATTTACTCAAGAGCGCATTGAAATCTTGAAAATACTTTCTGCTCAAGCTGCTATATCTATCGAAAATTCACGTTTATATGAACAATTAGAAGATTACAATCGTACTTTAGAACAAAAAGTTAAAGAGCGAAATCAAGAACTCTTACAAACACTAGAAGAACTAAAAATTACTCAAGAAAAACTCAGATTTGAAAACGATCTACTTAAGAGTTCAGAACAACTCTCAACCTATGATTATCAAATTGGGGGTAGTTTGCCGATGGATGCTCCCACATATGTAGTGCGTTCCGCAGACCGTCACCTTTATCAAGCATTGAGGCATAGTGAATTTTGTTACATACTAAATGCACGGCAGATGGGTAAGTCAAGCCTGATGGTACGCATGATGCACTATCTTCAACAAGAAGGATTTAGTTGTACCGCAATTGATTTAACTCGCATTGGTAGTGACAACATTACCCCTGGTCAATGGTACTTGGGGTTAGCAGTGGAATTATGGCAGAATTTTGATTTGTTAGACAAGGTAAATCTTCCTGTTTGGTGGAATGAGTACAAAGATTTATCGCCCACTCAGAAGTTAAGTCAATTTATTGAAAATATTTTACTAAAGCAAGTTCAGAGGGAAAAAATTTATATATTTATTGATGAAATTGATAGTGTCTTAGGCTTAAATTTCTCTGTTGATGATTTTTTTGCTTTGATACGCTTCTGTTACAATCAGCGTAGTATCAACTTAGAATATCGGCGTTTAACTTTTGCTTTCTTTGGAGTAGCAACTCCCTCAGACTTAATCTCAGACCATAAGCGAACACCCTTTAATATTGGTCAGTCAATTCAACTAGAGGGTTTTAAAGAAGATGAAGTTTATCCTTTAGGTGAAGGATTAAAAGAGAAAGTTAGCGATGCGATCGCCATTCGCAAAGTCATCAGAGAAATATTACACTGGACTAACGGGCAGCCTTTTCTCACTCAAAAGCTCTGTAAGCTCATCCGTAACTCTTCATCTGTGATTCCAGCAAACATTGAAGCCGAATGGATAAAAAATTTGGTAGCCACAAATCTGATAGCTAATTGGGAATCCCAAGATGAGCCGGAGCATTTAAGAACTATTCGCGATCGCATTCTCAATAGCGATTTACAAGTTAACAAACTTCTAGAGCTTTATCAACAAATTTTACACCAAGGAGAAACACTCTCCGTTGATAGTCCAGAAGAAAAAGAATTGCTCTTATCAGGGCTAATTATTAAACAACAAGGTTCTCTAAAAGTCCACAACCGTATTTACCAGTTGATATTCGATCAAAGTTGGATTGCTCGGCATATTCAGGAGTGCTGA
- a CDS encoding aldose epimerase family protein, with amino-acid sequence MFTIAIQEQQYKTYILSDESAGSQLEIVPERGGIITRWRIQGQEIFYLDTERFANPDLSVRGGNPILFPICGNLPDNAYTHNGKQYTLKQHGFARDLPWQVTDQLTQDKVSLTLVLNSNDQTRAVYPFDFQVIFTYELQGNTLEIRQEYKNLSSTSLPFSSGFHPYFLTLDKTELEFEIPSQEYQDQRTKEIHPFNGNFDFNQDEIDVAFKQLTSKSATVTDNSRKLKLTLDYGDEYPILVFWTLKGKDFYCLEPWSAARNSLNTGEHLTILDPGGSYTASVRLTANFF; translated from the coding sequence GTGTTTACCATTGCAATTCAAGAGCAACAATACAAAACCTACATTCTTTCAGATGAAAGCGCTGGTTCTCAACTGGAAATTGTCCCAGAACGGGGTGGTATCATCACCCGTTGGCGGATACAGGGGCAAGAAATTTTCTACTTAGACACTGAACGCTTTGCTAATCCTGATTTGAGCGTCAGGGGCGGAAATCCGATTTTGTTTCCTATCTGCGGCAATTTACCGGATAACGCTTACACCCACAACGGGAAACAATACACTCTCAAACAACATGGCTTTGCCCGTGATTTACCTTGGCAAGTAACTGACCAACTAACTCAAGATAAAGTTAGCCTCACCCTCGTCCTCAACAGCAACGACCAAACACGGGCTGTTTATCCTTTTGACTTTCAGGTAATTTTCACTTACGAACTCCAAGGTAATACCTTAGAAATTCGCCAGGAGTATAAAAATCTTTCATCCACATCATTGCCCTTTTCTTCAGGATTTCATCCCTATTTTCTCACCCTTGATAAAACCGAGCTAGAGTTTGAAATTCCCTCTCAGGAGTATCAAGACCAGAGAACCAAAGAAATTCACCCCTTCAACGGGAATTTTGACTTCAACCAGGATGAAATTGATGTTGCCTTTAAGCAGCTAACTAGTAAATCGGCAACTGTGACGGACAATAGCCGTAAGCTAAAGCTGACTCTGGATTATGGCGATGAATATCCCATTTTGGTATTTTGGACACTCAAAGGCAAAGACTTCTACTGTCTGGAACCGTGGAGTGCTGCTCGTAACTCTCTAAACACTGGTGAACATCTAACAATATTAGATCCAGGGGGCAGCTACACAGCATCTGTACGCTTAACAGCAAATTTTTTCTGA
- the pdhA gene encoding pyruvate dehydrogenase (acetyl-transferring) E1 component subunit alpha, with translation MVQERTLPTFNAATNRITKEVGLRLYEDMVLGRLFEDKCAEMYYRGKMFGFVHLYNGQEAVSTGVIQAMRPGEDYVCSTYRDHVHALSAGVPAKEVMAELFGKATGCSKGRGGSMHMFSAEHRLLGGYAFVAEGIPVAAGAAFQTKYRREVLKDESADQVTACFFGDGAANNGQFFETLNMAALWKLPILFVVENNKWAIGMAHDRATSQPEIYKKASVFNMVGVEVDGMDVLAVRAVAQEAVARARAGEGPTLIEALTYRFRGHSLADPDEMRSKAEKEFWFARDPIKKLAAYLLEQNLADEQEIKDIDRKIQERIDEAVKFAESSPEPDPSELYRFVFAEDE, from the coding sequence ATGGTTCAAGAGCGTACTTTACCCACATTTAATGCTGCCACTAACCGCATTACTAAGGAAGTTGGGTTACGGTTATATGAAGACATGGTACTAGGGCGTTTGTTTGAAGACAAATGCGCTGAAATGTATTATCGGGGCAAAATGTTTGGTTTTGTCCATTTGTACAACGGTCAAGAAGCCGTTTCCACTGGCGTTATCCAAGCGATGCGGCCGGGTGAAGATTACGTTTGCAGTACCTACCGCGACCACGTTCACGCTTTGAGTGCGGGAGTACCAGCAAAAGAAGTCATGGCAGAGTTATTTGGCAAAGCCACAGGTTGCAGTAAAGGGCGCGGTGGTTCGATGCACATGTTTTCTGCCGAACATCGCTTGCTAGGTGGCTATGCGTTTGTGGCAGAGGGAATTCCTGTAGCAGCAGGAGCCGCTTTTCAAACCAAATACCGCCGCGAAGTGCTAAAAGACGAAAGTGCCGACCAAGTGACAGCTTGCTTTTTTGGCGACGGTGCAGCTAACAACGGTCAGTTTTTCGAGACATTAAACATGGCAGCTCTCTGGAAACTGCCAATTCTTTTTGTGGTAGAAAATAATAAGTGGGCAATTGGTATGGCTCACGATCGCGCCACTTCCCAGCCAGAGATTTACAAAAAAGCCAGCGTATTTAACATGGTGGGCGTGGAAGTAGACGGTATGGACGTGCTGGCGGTGCGTGCCGTTGCCCAAGAAGCCGTAGCCCGCGCCCGTGCAGGTGAAGGCCCAACATTAATTGAGGCACTTACCTACCGCTTCCGGGGTCACTCCTTGGCAGACCCAGATGAAATGCGAAGCAAAGCTGAAAAAGAATTTTGGTTTGCCCGTGACCCAATTAAGAAGTTAGCAGCTTATTTGCTAGAGCAAAACCTGGCAGATGAGCAAGAAATCAAAGACATTGACCGTAAAATTCAGGAACGAATCGACGAAGCAGTGAAATTCGCTGAAAGTAGCCCTGAACCAGACCCCAGCGAATTATATCGCTTCGTTTTTGCAGAAGACGAGTAA
- a CDS encoding IMS domain-containing protein: MRIPLDYYRILGLPLAASDEQLRQAYSDRIVQLPRREYSQAAISSRKQLIEEAYVVLSDPKQRSTYDHLYLAHAYDPDNVAAGTAAAENLRESHKRGVDAQNLGIDVSQEELVGALLILQELGEYELVLKLGRPYLVNKNAVASNNKGNNLADEEITESPERPDVVLTVALACLELGREQWQQGHYENAAVSLETGEELLVREGLFVSVQAEIQADLYKLRPYRILELLALPQEKTAERRQGLELLQNLLEDRGGIDGTNSDRSGLNIDDFLRFIQQLRNHLTVAEQQKLFEAESKRPSAVAIYLAVYALIARGFAQRQPALVRQAKQMLARLGNRQDVHLEQSLCALLLGQTEEATRVLELSQEYEALAFIREKSQDSPDLLPGLCLYTEQWLQHEVFPHFRDLANQQASLKEYFANPQVQAYLEALPTDAQTTNESGVINPQLFQQPQTNNPRFANNSTGTFRQFDRNPTPDQNLPETPAKETPQYSNFSPPRWNSSEGVNPELTAAPLPTAERTTRGNNHHWNGSARPAAPAENQKRRRRKPTQPVNRERIPDNRPRPRPRRRRRTFANTIEGKTRLVWRVFISLVIILVFWVLATTAFGWIKNLFFPTSSPRDLQLFVQINQPPVFIPDPKKKPEFPEGALTNATAQEVIQDWLSTKAAALGPNHQINNLEQILTGSALSQWRLIAQQDRIDNRYRKYAHSLKIESVEKIDLFSDRAAVEATVKEATQLYENGQFKSSSDEKLRVKYDLVRYNGKWRIQSISVVDQISWNF, from the coding sequence GTGCGAATTCCGCTAGATTACTACCGAATTTTAGGACTACCGTTAGCGGCAAGTGATGAACAATTGCGGCAAGCGTACAGCGATCGCATTGTGCAATTGCCACGACGTGAGTATTCTCAGGCAGCAATTTCTTCTCGCAAACAACTTATAGAAGAAGCTTACGTGGTTTTATCAGATCCAAAACAACGCAGTACCTACGATCACCTTTATCTTGCCCACGCCTATGACCCTGATAACGTTGCTGCTGGCACAGCAGCAGCAGAAAATCTCAGAGAAAGCCACAAAAGGGGTGTTGACGCCCAGAATTTGGGTATCGATGTTTCCCAAGAGGAATTAGTTGGCGCTTTGTTGATTTTGCAAGAATTAGGGGAATATGAACTTGTACTAAAACTAGGTCGTCCGTACCTGGTGAATAAAAACGCTGTTGCAAGTAACAACAAGGGCAATAATCTCGCAGATGAAGAAATCACCGAAAGTCCTGAACGCCCAGATGTTGTTCTCACTGTCGCCCTTGCTTGTTTGGAACTGGGACGCGAACAGTGGCAGCAAGGTCACTACGAAAATGCCGCTGTATCCTTAGAAACTGGTGAGGAATTGCTGGTACGCGAAGGGTTATTCGTCAGTGTACAAGCAGAAATTCAGGCAGATCTCTATAAATTACGACCATATCGAATTTTAGAGTTACTGGCACTGCCTCAAGAAAAAACTGCCGAACGACGCCAAGGCTTGGAATTATTGCAAAACCTTTTAGAAGATCGTGGCGGCATTGATGGCACAAATAGCGATCGCTCTGGTTTAAACATAGATGATTTTCTGCGATTTATCCAGCAATTACGCAACCACTTAACAGTCGCAGAGCAACAGAAATTATTTGAAGCAGAAAGTAAACGTCCTTCTGCTGTTGCCATTTATTTGGCTGTTTATGCCTTGATAGCAAGGGGATTTGCTCAACGACAACCCGCTTTAGTTCGCCAAGCAAAGCAAATGCTAGCGCGTCTGGGCAATCGCCAAGATGTACATTTAGAACAGTCGCTGTGTGCATTACTCTTGGGACAAACCGAAGAAGCAACTCGTGTTTTAGAACTTAGTCAGGAGTACGAAGCTTTAGCCTTTATTCGGGAAAAATCTCAAGATTCCCCAGATTTGTTACCAGGGCTGTGTTTATATACAGAACAGTGGTTGCAACACGAAGTATTTCCCCATTTTCGAGATTTGGCGAACCAGCAAGCTTCTTTAAAAGAATATTTTGCTAACCCACAGGTGCAAGCTTATTTAGAAGCATTGCCAACGGATGCCCAAACAACTAATGAATCTGGTGTAATTAATCCCCAGCTTTTTCAACAACCACAAACAAATAATCCACGTTTTGCCAACAATTCAACTGGGACTTTTCGACAATTCGATCGCAATCCAACACCAGACCAAAATTTACCAGAAACACCAGCAAAAGAAACACCGCAATATTCAAATTTCTCGCCACCAAGATGGAATTCGTCTGAGGGTGTAAATCCAGAATTAACAGCTGCACCGCTTCCTACTGCTGAACGCACAACTAGAGGTAATAATCACCATTGGAATGGTTCAGCTAGACCGGCTGCACCCGCTGAAAACCAAAAGCGTAGGCGAAGAAAACCTACTCAACCTGTTAACCGAGAGCGTATACCTGATAATCGTCCTCGTCCACGTCCGCGACGGCGGCGGCGGACTTTTGCTAACACTATAGAAGGGAAAACACGGCTGGTGTGGAGAGTGTTTATTTCCCTAGTGATTATATTAGTTTTCTGGGTGTTAGCCACAACAGCATTTGGATGGATAAAAAATCTATTTTTTCCGACATCATCTCCCCGTGATTTACAGTTGTTCGTACAGATAAATCAACCACCAGTCTTTATTCCTGACCCAAAGAAGAAACCAGAATTCCCAGAAGGCGCTCTCACAAATGCAACGGCACAGGAAGTAATTCAAGATTGGCTATCTACCAAGGCCGCAGCTTTAGGGCCTAATCATCAAATTAATAATTTAGAGCAGATTTTAACTGGTTCAGCGTTGTCTCAATGGCGGCTGATTGCTCAACAAGATAGGATAGATAACCGCTATCGCAAGTACGCTCATAGCTTGAAGATTGAATCTGTAGAAAAAATTGATTTATTTAGCGATCGCGCCGCAGTGGAAGCTACGGTAAAAGAAGCGACACAGTTATATGAAAATGGTCAGTTTAAAAGTTCTTCTGATGAAAAGTTGCGAGTCAAGTATGATTTGGTTCGATACAACGGCAAATGGCGTATTCAGAGTATATCGGTTGTCGATCAAATAAGTTGGAATTTTTAG